The Pirellulales bacterium genome segment GACTCCGGATGCCGCTCCGTCGCTGTTGTTGCACGGCACGCTCGATCAGTATGTCGCATTCGAACAGGCGGTGTGGATGCGTGATCGGCTGAAAGCCTGCGACGTGGAAGTGAAACTCGTGCCGCTGGAAGGGGCGAAGCATGGATTCGGCGGCAAAGACGCCGAGCGGGCGGAAAAAGAAGCCTTCGAATTTCTCGACGCCCATTTGAAAAAGACATCGGCGAACGCCGCGGAAAAGGCGACCGCGGAAAAATAGCCGGCCATCGGTCCGCTTCCGTCGAGCGCTCCGGAGCCCGCAGCGCTAGCAAGGGAATGGTGTCGCCGTCGATAGGCGAACGCTCTCCCTTGCTAGCGCGGCGGGCTGCTTGCTTCTTCGCGATCCGATGCGGTAACGTATCGGCTACAGGCGGCGTCGAATGGGGGTTAATCCACTTCCGATTCACACAATCAAGGAGCGAGCAATGAGTCCCGCCGAAGCGATCAAGGCCGACCATCCGATCAATGAACTGATTGCGAACCGTTGGAGCCCCTACGCATTTTCCGATTCTCCGGTTTCGGCGGATGATTTGCGATCGCTCTTCGAGGCAGCTCGCTGGGCTCCGTCGTCATACAACGAGCAGCCGTGGTGCTACCTCGTGGCGACGAAGGATAATGCCGCGGAATTCGAGCGAGTGCTCTCGTGCCTCGTTCCCGGAAACCAAGCGTGGGCCAAGGCAGCCCCGGTCCTCGCGCTCGGTTGCACGCGATTGACCTTTGCCCGCAACGCGACGCCCAATGCCTGCGCGCTGCACGATCTGGGGCTCGCATCAAGTAATATTTGCTTGGAAGCGACGGCCCGCGGTATTTGCGTCCACCAGA includes the following:
- a CDS encoding nitroreductase family protein encodes the protein MSPAEAIKADHPINELIANRWSPYAFSDSPVSADDLRSLFEAARWAPSSYNEQPWCYLVATKDNAAEFERVLSCLVPGNQAWAKAAPVLALGCTRLTFARNATPNACALHDLGLASSNICLEATARGICVHQMVGILPERAREIFQIPADAQALTGLAIGYPADPSVLPAELGQRDRARRGRKPIGEFLFTGKWQAT